Genomic segment of Nostoc sp. TCL240-02:
TTATACTCGGATGTTCTAAAGCGGAACAACCACAAGCAGCAGAACAAAATCTAGCCCCCGCTCCAACTACACCTCTACAAACAAATCAGCAAAATTCAGAGAGTGTTCCAACTCCTCCCACCCTTGTAACTGCGACAAGCAATCCAGTTCAACAGCTTTTATCCACCAAAAAATGTCAAGGCTGTAACCTCCGAGGCGCTAACCTAGATAAAGCCGACCTCAAAGGAGCCGATCTAAGTAATGCCATTCTAATTGACGCTGACTTAGATGAAACTAATCTGAGTAATGCTAACCTGAGTGGCGCTGATTTAACTGATGCAGACTTAGGAAAGGCAAATTTGACAGGAGCGAACCTCAGCAAAGCTAATTTTACGAAAGCTGATCTCGAAGATGCAAATTTGACCAATGCTAATGTTACCGATGCAATTTTTACAGGAGCAGACTTAGAGCGGGTAATTGGGTTGCGTCGCTAAGATAGTGCGTTGGCGCAGCCCAACCTAGGCATCGCTACTAATTACGCACCTACGCCCAATTGTGACATAAGACCTTTCTCTTTGATTGTTAAACTTCTCTACCGCCTGTATGTGAAGAAGTCAGCGTCAATAAATAGCCATCCGGCCCAGTTAAGCTAAATGAACTGTGGATTCTGCCTGTTTCGATCTCAGAAACAGTCAGTCCCCATTTCTTAAAAGTATCTCTGGTGGCGATAACATCATCTACCATCAGATCAAAAGGTGCATTCGTTCCAGGTGCGATCGCTTCTAAACTTGTTCTTAAAACTAAGTGCGTTCCTCCCCGTAATTCCAAAACAGCTAATTGTTCTGATTGGGTAATCAACCGCAGTCCTATCCTGACGAAAAAATCGCTAGCCTTTGGTACATTACTCACATATAATCTTACATGCCCAATCGCCACAGGTGGGCGGGCATCCGTTTGTTTTGCAATAGTTTCTGGTAGTGACATAGTTTTTATTCAAAAATAATTACTTACGTTCAACTCTGTTGACTTCAACAGGTTTGTTATCTCCCAAATCAGCTTGCACAAATTCAGCACTCTTGGGCAAATTTATCTCAACGTTTGATAGAGAATCAATTTCTATTTTAGCATTTTGGAATTGTCCATCTAAGATATGCCCTCCAGTTGTCCTATTTGCCGCGATGAAATGAAAGTGATAGCCATTAACATTTACTCCTTGCATATATTCGGGTGTGCGAAAACCGACTAAAGTGCCATTGATATTCCTTAATTCAAAAATTGATTGTTCTTTTAGTGCTTCAGCCAAAGAACGATACGGCGGAGTTTGTTTAGGAGGAATTCTAAATTTTAGGTAAGGAAAATTCCCTTGGATACGAATCGCATAAGGATAATTTTTAGTTGGTAAGTGCTGATCTAAAGATTGCTGCAATTGTTTATAATTCATCCGCCCTTCTATATTAATTAATGTTTCTGGTTGAAAAAAGGTGACTGTAGCAAAAGGACTTATCATTGAATCAGGAATAACAGAGGCAACTCCATCAGCTTTTATCTGGTAAAATTTGCCATCTAATCCAACCATTTCTCCATCCAGAGCATTTACTGTCCCCAAACCAAAATTACCGTGTTTTCTCAACTGCTTAAAATTAGTATTGCCGTCAAAAATTCCCACTGCAAGAGCGCTAATTGTTGATGTTTGAAACAGGGTATTTGATGACGTATATTGCTGAGTTCTAGCGGGTAAAATAGCAAATAATAGTGCAGTAATGGTTAAAATAGTTATCCAGAAATAACGCTTGAGTTTCATCGGGTCAAAGATATAAAAGTTTTGAAGTTAGAATTTCCTCATCCTACCTAGCGAAATCTAGAGACACTTGGAGAGCAGCTAGTCATAAGGTAATTGTCATTTAAATTGCACCATTTTCATGGTAGTGAAAGCTGCAAACTTGCTCCCTGCCCCCCTGCGATCTCAATGTGCAATCTTATTTGCTTAACAGCTTACAGCCAGTTAGAAGGTGAAGGTTGACAGCGACTAGCTTACAACACAGCAATAGATATAACCATTGATGCAACAAATCTTTTTGCAAGGTGCTTGATTATTCTAGCTGTCTGTGATAATTTTCTTCTTACGTTCCAGAAAATACTTTAAGTCTATTGTGTTACCGTAGTTAACAAGATTTTGTTAATCTAGTTACAGGGATTTGGAATTAAGAAGAAATAACTAATCTATCGAGTTTATCTATTGCAGGCAGTACATTGCGAACCAACGAACTAGAAATTAATCTCTAAGTCAGGGCAACCTTATGAGCAAAATACGTGCTGTGATTGTTGACCCCAATGTGCCGGGGCGTTTGGCACTGAGTGAAGTGAATGTACCAAAGTCTGCCCCAGATGAAGCTCTAGTCAGGGTAGCGGCGATTTCTCTGAATCGGGGAGAAATAAAACGTTCAACCACTGCTGAGGCTGGTTGGCAGCCTGGTTGGGACTTGGCAGGTGTAGTGGAAACTCCTGCGACTGATGGGTCTGGGCCTCCCCAAGGAGCGCGTGTAGTTGGCTTACGTCGCGCCGGTGCTTGGGCGGAACTTGTATCTGTTCCTACTAACGCCTTAGCAGAACTACCGCCATCGGTATCTTTTGCTCAAGCTGCCACCCTACCTGTAGCGGGTTTAACCGCGTATCATGCAGTGCTAAAAGGTGGTTCACTGTTAGGTCGTCCAGTCCTGGTTACAGGTGCATCAGGAGGTGTTGGTTACTTCGCTATCCAATTAGCGCAACTGTCAGGGGCGCAAGTAACAGCACATATTCGTCAACCTGGCTATGAAACTTTGGTTAGAGAAGCAGGGGCACAATCAGTGGTGATTGGCGAAGACCTTTCACCTGCTAGTGAGTATGGCCCCTATCATCTAATCATAGAGTCAGTGGGTGGTAAGACTTTGGGGATAGCCCTTAGCTTACTAGCACAAGATGGAAAAACTGTACTGTATGGAGTATCTGGGGGAGCAGAAGTGACATTCAACGCTGCCCAATTTTTCGGGACTGGTAGCGTGAGCCTGTATGGTTTACGTCTGTTTGATGAATTGAGATTTGAATCAGCCGCAGTCGGTCTAAAACGGCTTTTAAGTCTAGTAGAAACAGGTCAACTGCATCCTCACATTGATTTAGAAGCTCCTTGGACACAAATAGCTGATGTAGCCCAACAACTACTCGATAGGCGTTTTCCTGGTAAGGCTGTGTTGCACATTTCCAACTGAAGTATTAAAGCGGGATACAGAAATCAAGATACTTCTGGGTTGTACATCTGAGGAAAGGCAAGCCATCTTGGATATCCACAATACAGGTTCTCAATCAGCAATATTATTGGTTCGCAAATAAATTACTTACATTTGTGAGGGTAAATTTGTATGAGTTTAGAACTAAAACTATCAGGTAAAACCGCGATTGTTACAGGAGGAAGTGCAGGAATTGGGTTAGCGACTGCCAAAGCCCTTTATAGTGAAGGTGTAAATGTTGCGATCGCAGCCCGCAATCAAGAACGCTTAGATCAGGCTGTAGCAGATATCCAGTCCTTACCTACCCCAGGCGCTAAAGTTATTGCCATCAGCGCCGATTTAACTAAAGCAGAGGATGTTGAGAAAGTTGTTTCAACCACCTTGGCCCAGTTTAATCAGATTGATATCTTGATTAATAACGCCGGTTCAGCCCGTGCTGGATCTTTCCTTGAATCCACCGATGATTTATTCTTGGATGCTTGGAACTTAAAATTATTGGGCTACATCCGCTTAGTTAGAGCCGTCGTCCCCCATCAAAAAAGCCGAGGTGATGGACGGATTGTCAATATAGTTGGTGGTGCAGGACGTACACCTCGCCCTAACTTCCTAGCTGGTGGTACAAGCAATGCGGCTCTACTCAACTTTACAAAGGGCATTTCTAAAGAGTTAGCCGAGTACAAGATTCGCATTAATGCCATATCGCCCGGTGCTACAGCTACTGAGCGTGCCGAGACTTTAGCGCGGCAAAACGCCCAAGCGCAAGGGATCACCGTAGAGCAAGTAAAGGCACAAAACATCCAAAGTATTCCTTTAAAAAGAATCGCCCAGCCAGAAGAGATTGCCGCGTTAGCGTTATTTTTGGTGTCGGATCTAGCTGCATCAATTACAGGAACAGAGATTATCGTTGATGGCGGTTCTACTCCTGGTATTTAGCAGATGCGATGAATCAGACGCGATGAATCGCGTCTCTACATCTTGTAAAAACATAAATTTCTTGGAGATAAAAACATGGGTTCTCAATACTTTGATATCAAACCAGTTGCAGGACGTATCGGTGCTGAAATCATCGGTGTTAATCTGAGTTCTAACCTCAGCGATGACATCATCAGCGATATTCGCAAGACTCTAGTCAAATACAAAGTGATCTTTTTCCGCGATCAGCAACAACTTGATGCTGATGGACAGGTAGCCTTCGCTCGTCGTTTCGGTGAAGTTACTACAGCCCACCCCACTGTACCATCGCTACCAGAAAACCCAGAAGTTTTAGACCTGAACTATGGCCGCACTACTTCCCGCGCCAATAGCTGGCATACTGATGTAACATTTGTAGACCGTCCTCCTCTCGGCTCTATCTTACGAGCGCTTGACATTCCGCCAACTGGTGGCGATACAATCTGGGCAAACTCAGTAACTGCATACCAAGATTTACCTATCCATCTGCGTAATCTCGCAGATCAACTTTGGGCAGTACATAGCAACAAATACGATTATGCTACTGCATTTGACCTACCTGAAGATGCCAAGGCTTACCGGGCTGTCTTCACCTCGACTGTATACGAGACTCTGCATCCAGTTGTACGCATCCATCCAGAATCTGGGGAGCGTGGACTATTCATCGGCGGATTTGTGCGCCAATTCCGTGGCTTATCAACAACTGAATCAGATGACATTCTGCGACTGTTGCAGGCATACATCACACGTCCTGAGAACACAGTGCGGTGGCGTTGGCAAGTTGGTGACGTAGCCTTTTGGGATAACCGGGCTACTCAACATTATGCGATCGCGGATTACGGCGACCAGCCCCGCCACGTTCAACGAGTCACAATTGTCGGCGATCTCCCAGTGGGCATTGATGGTAAGCAAAGTGAGGCCATCAAAGGAGACGCTTCTGAGTACAACCGAC
This window contains:
- a CDS encoding pentapeptide repeat-containing protein; this translates as MKSVAVKKKISLAAIAMLAAGVILGCSKAEQPQAAEQNLAPAPTTPLQTNQQNSESVPTPPTLVTATSNPVQQLLSTKKCQGCNLRGANLDKADLKGADLSNAILIDADLDETNLSNANLSGADLTDADLGKANLTGANLSKANFTKADLEDANLTNANVTDAIFTGADLERVIGLRR
- a CDS encoding VOC family protein, whose translation is MSLPETIAKQTDARPPVAIGHVRLYVSNVPKASDFFVRIGLRLITQSEQLAVLELRGGTHLVLRTSLEAIAPGTNAPFDLMVDDVIATRDTFKKWGLTVSEIETGRIHSSFSLTGPDGYLLTLTSSHTGGREV
- a CDS encoding TauD/TfdA family dioxygenase translates to MGSQYFDIKPVAGRIGAEIIGVNLSSNLSDDIISDIRKTLVKYKVIFFRDQQQLDADGQVAFARRFGEVTTAHPTVPSLPENPEVLDLNYGRTTSRANSWHTDVTFVDRPPLGSILRALDIPPTGGDTIWANSVTAYQDLPIHLRNLADQLWAVHSNKYDYATAFDLPEDAKAYRAVFTSTVYETLHPVVRIHPESGERGLFIGGFVRQFRGLSTTESDDILRLLQAYITRPENTVRWRWQVGDVAFWDNRATQHYAIADYGDQPRHVQRVTIVGDLPVGIDGKQSEAIKGDASEYNRREAVTA
- the budA gene encoding acetolactate decarboxylase, translated to MKLKRYFWITILTITALLFAILPARTQQYTSSNTLFQTSTISALAVGIFDGNTNFKQLRKHGNFGLGTVNALDGEMVGLDGKFYQIKADGVASVIPDSMISPFATVTFFQPETLINIEGRMNYKQLQQSLDQHLPTKNYPYAIRIQGNFPYLKFRIPPKQTPPYRSLAEALKEQSIFELRNINGTLVGFRTPEYMQGVNVNGYHFHFIAANRTTGGHILDGQFQNAKIEIDSLSNVEINLPKSAEFVQADLGDNKPVEVNRVERK
- a CDS encoding zinc-binding dehydrogenase; the protein is MSKIRAVIVDPNVPGRLALSEVNVPKSAPDEALVRVAAISLNRGEIKRSTTAEAGWQPGWDLAGVVETPATDGSGPPQGARVVGLRRAGAWAELVSVPTNALAELPPSVSFAQAATLPVAGLTAYHAVLKGGSLLGRPVLVTGASGGVGYFAIQLAQLSGAQVTAHIRQPGYETLVREAGAQSVVIGEDLSPASEYGPYHLIIESVGGKTLGIALSLLAQDGKTVLYGVSGGAEVTFNAAQFFGTGSVSLYGLRLFDELRFESAAVGLKRLLSLVETGQLHPHIDLEAPWTQIADVAQQLLDRRFPGKAVLHISN
- a CDS encoding SDR family oxidoreductase gives rise to the protein MSLELKLSGKTAIVTGGSAGIGLATAKALYSEGVNVAIAARNQERLDQAVADIQSLPTPGAKVIAISADLTKAEDVEKVVSTTLAQFNQIDILINNAGSARAGSFLESTDDLFLDAWNLKLLGYIRLVRAVVPHQKSRGDGRIVNIVGGAGRTPRPNFLAGGTSNAALLNFTKGISKELAEYKIRINAISPGATATERAETLARQNAQAQGITVEQVKAQNIQSIPLKRIAQPEEIAALALFLVSDLAASITGTEIIVDGGSTPGI